A window from bacterium encodes these proteins:
- a CDS encoding trypsin-like peptidase domain-containing protein produces the protein MRHMPFLPLLTIFLAQPGCAGEETSSVELTVSETDSATVESNDARITDERGNAIIEATRIAAPSVVTISTITRITERVYDPGSDPFFNDPFFEEFFGRSFGPSRSEGPTYREREIPGMGSGFIISPEGYVLTAEHVVHSADEIEITLSDGRSFPGEVVGRDPYTDTAVVRITGGENLPVSILGDSDHLEVGQWAIAIGNPFGFIVKDPQPTVTVGVVSATNRTMRYQLATGEVRVFDGLIQTDAAINPGNSGGALVNSLGEVIGINSSILSTSVGNQGIGFAIPINSARDVAQEIIRYGGVRRSYIGFYLQDVTPSIAQAMGLRSTEGALVTQVDKGSPAAEAGLEPGDIVISYNSEPITGVDGFNEQFQRSVPGDDLVLVVQREGKPYRVALVIAEQDKES, from the coding sequence ATGCGGCACATGCCCTTTTTACCCCTTCTCACTATTTTTCTCGCGCAGCCCGGATGCGCCGGGGAAGAGACCTCGTCGGTCGAGCTCACGGTGAGCGAAACCGATTCCGCGACGGTCGAGTCCAACGACGCGCGCATCACCGATGAACGCGGCAACGCCATCATCGAGGCCACCCGGATCGCCGCCCCTTCCGTCGTCACCATCTCGACCATCACCCGCATCACCGAACGCGTGTACGACCCGGGGAGCGACCCTTTCTTCAACGATCCCTTCTTCGAGGAATTCTTCGGGCGCAGTTTCGGACCCTCCCGGTCCGAGGGGCCCACCTACCGGGAGCGTGAAATCCCCGGCATGGGCTCCGGCTTCATCATCTCACCCGAAGGCTACGTCCTCACCGCGGAGCACGTGGTCCACTCCGCCGACGAGATCGAGATCACCCTCTCCGACGGGCGGAGCTTCCCCGGCGAGGTCGTGGGTCGCGACCCCTACACCGACACCGCCGTGGTCCGCATCACCGGCGGCGAAAACCTGCCGGTCTCCATCCTGGGCGATTCGGATCACCTGGAGGTCGGCCAGTGGGCCATCGCCATCGGCAACCCCTTCGGCTTCATCGTGAAGGACCCCCAACCGACGGTAACCGTGGGCGTGGTCAGCGCCACGAACCGCACAATGCGCTACCAGCTCGCCACGGGCGAGGTGCGGGTCTTCGATGGGCTGATCCAGACCGACGCCGCCATCAACCCGGGCAACTCCGGCGGCGCCCTGGTCAACTCCCTCGGCGAGGTGATCGGCATCAACTCCTCGATTCTGTCCACCTCGGTGGGCAACCAGGGCATCGGCTTCGCCATCCCCATCAACAGCGCCCGGGATGTGGCCCAGGAGATAATCCGCTACGGCGGCGTCCGCCGGTCCTACATCGGCTTCTACCTCCAGGACGTGACCCCCAGCATCGCCCAGGCGATGGGGCTCCGCTCCACCGAAGGCGCCCTCGTCACCCAGGTGGACAAGGGCTCCCCGGCGGCGGAGGCGGGCCTGGAGCCCGGCGACATCGTCATCTCGTACAATTCAGAGCCGATCACCGGGGTGGACGGTTTCAACGAGCAGTTCCAGCGGAGCGTCCCGGGGGACGACTTGGTCCTGGTCGTCCAGCGCGAAGGTAAGCCGTACCGCGTGGCCCTGGTCATCGCCGAACAGGACAAGGAGAGTTGA